From a single Triplophysa rosa linkage group LG1, Trosa_1v2, whole genome shotgun sequence genomic region:
- the LOC130562857 gene encoding uncharacterized protein LOC130562857 — protein MLPLGDIIKRHGVSFHCYADDTQLYISSKPHETQQFHRIMECIVDIKNWMSNNFLLLNSDKTEVLLIGPKTAISNNQEYCLTIDGCSIKPSSSAKNLGVLFDSNLSFESHVANTCKIAFFHFKNISKLRHMLSISDAEKLIHAFMTSRLDYCNALLGGCPAGLLQKLQLVQNAAARVLTRTKKYEHISPVLSTLHWLPIKHRVNFKILLITYKALHGLAPQYLNELLLYYSPSRALRSQASCQLVIPRISKSSAGGRSFSYLAPKLWNSLPCTVREADTLCQFKSRLKTHLFNLAYTTLP, from the coding sequence atgctacctctaggagatataataaagcgacacggagttagctttcactgttatgctgatgatactcaactttatatttcctcgaagcctcatgaaacacagcagttccatcgaataatggaatgcatagtcgatataaaaaactggatgagtaacaactttttattactgaactcggacaaaacggaagtgttacttattggaccgaaaactgctataagtaacaaccaagaatactgtttaactattgacggatgttccataaaaccctcgtcgtcagcaaagaatcttggcgttctattcgatagtaatctgtcatttgagagccacgtcgccaacacctgtaaaattgcgtttttccattttaagaatatatctaaactacgtcatatgctgtcaatctcagatgcagagaagttaattcatgcattcatgacatcaagactagattactgtaatgcactgttaggtggttgccctgcaggcttattacaaaaactccaattggtccaaaacgcggcagctcgagttcttacacgtacaaaaaagtatgaacatattagcccggttctgtcaaccttgcactggttacctataaagcatcgcgttaactttaaaatcttgcttattacctataaagccttacatggtttagctcctcagtacttgaatgaactccttttgtattacagtccttcacgtgcattacgctctcaggcgtcctgtcagttggtaatacctagaatttcaaaatcaagtgcaggtggtagatccttttcctatctagcgcctaaactttggaatagtcttccctgcactgtccgggaggcagacacactctgtcagtttaaatctagactaaagacgcatctttttaatcttgcatacactactcttccataa